A single Rhodothermales bacterium DNA region contains:
- the msrA gene encoding peptide-methionine (S)-S-oxide reductase MsrA, with protein sequence MAAQALEVATIGGGCFWCIEAVYSPLKGIEKIVSGYAGGHKPDPTYKEVCTGTTGHAEVVQLTFDPSVIPFNDVLEIFFAMHDPTTLNRQGGDVGTPYRSVVYYHDDAQKRTAESVIARLTADEVFDDPIVTQVEPLDVFWPAESYHQDYFARNSYQPYCMAVIAPKVIKLREKYAARLAAG encoded by the coding sequence ATGGCAGCACAAGCCCTGGAAGTCGCCACGATCGGCGGCGGGTGTTTCTGGTGTATCGAGGCGGTGTATTCGCCGCTCAAGGGCATCGAGAAGATCGTCTCCGGCTATGCCGGCGGGCATAAGCCCGATCCTACCTACAAAGAAGTGTGCACCGGCACGACAGGCCACGCCGAAGTCGTCCAACTCACGTTCGACCCGTCCGTGATCCCGTTTAATGACGTACTGGAGATCTTCTTCGCCATGCACGATCCGACGACGCTCAATCGCCAGGGAGGAGACGTCGGGACCCCGTATCGATCGGTTGTTTATTATCATGATGATGCGCAGAAGCGCACCGCCGAGTCAGTGATCGCCCGTCTCACGGCCGATGAGGTGTTCGACGATCCCATAGTAACGCAGGTTGAGCCACTGGATGTGTTCTGGCCGGCGGAGTCGTATCATCAGGATTACTTCGCCCGGAACAGCTACCAGCCCTATTGCATGGCCGTCATCGCGCCGAAGGTGATCAAGTTGCGGGAGAAATACGCCGCGCGGCTGGCAGCAGGGTAA
- a CDS encoding Gfo/Idh/MocA family oxidoreductase: protein MDRRSFMAQCGTLGSAALLTPLLDSRAAVAAPKASAAIRVGVIGCGSVSGVYLPHLTKSSHVQVVSVCDRVPERAEQRGEAYGVVHRYPNIDAMLAGEPFDLLVNLTDMQEHGHLNKQALEAGKHVWSEKPMANTYAEGWRLLELAIEKGLRIWGAPAVVTSPHFAFMSKAIQEGQLGRVAAAHATYGHLGPTWSSFFYEEGGGSLPDLGVYNLTTLSGLLGPVRAVVAMTGVITPMRRIDEKGDVRVVAEDNAMVMMDHGNGTFSHVQSGFNYFDPHGHEGAGQDRSTISLVGTGGAMQLIGYDWEPNGVDLATQERQSFERHVKDAEGYVWEQGASYVAECLATGKESLIRPEHALHVLEIIIAARESQETGRRVPIQSTFKWPVL from the coding sequence ATGGATCGTCGATCGTTTATGGCGCAGTGCGGCACGTTGGGTTCGGCCGCGTTATTGACCCCGCTACTCGATAGCCGCGCCGCGGTGGCGGCGCCCAAAGCGTCGGCGGCCATTCGGGTGGGCGTGATCGGGTGCGGCAGTGTGTCGGGGGTCTATCTACCCCATCTCACGAAGTCGTCGCACGTCCAGGTCGTCAGTGTATGCGACCGGGTTCCGGAGCGTGCCGAGCAGCGGGGCGAGGCGTATGGCGTCGTGCATCGGTATCCGAACATCGATGCGATGCTGGCCGGCGAGCCGTTTGATCTGCTGGTGAACCTGACGGACATGCAGGAGCACGGGCATCTGAACAAACAGGCGCTTGAGGCCGGCAAACACGTGTGGAGCGAGAAGCCGATGGCCAACACGTACGCTGAAGGTTGGCGGTTACTGGAACTGGCGATCGAGAAGGGGTTGCGGATCTGGGGCGCGCCGGCGGTGGTGACGAGCCCGCATTTTGCGTTTATGTCAAAGGCGATCCAAGAGGGCCAACTCGGACGCGTCGCGGCGGCACACGCCACGTACGGGCATCTGGGGCCGACCTGGTCGTCGTTTTTCTACGAAGAGGGCGGCGGCAGCCTGCCCGACCTCGGAGTGTATAACCTGACGACGCTATCAGGGCTGCTGGGCCCGGTCCGCGCCGTGGTGGCCATGACCGGCGTGATCACCCCGATGCGGCGAATCGACGAGAAGGGCGACGTAAGGGTGGTGGCGGAGGACAACGCCATGGTGATGATGGACCACGGGAACGGGACCTTCTCACACGTCCAGAGCGGGTTCAACTACTTCGATCCGCACGGTCACGAAGGCGCCGGCCAGGACCGGTCGACGATCTCGCTGGTGGGTACCGGTGGCGCGATGCAGCTGATCGGGTACGACTGGGAGCCAAACGGCGTCGACCTCGCCACGCAGGAGCGGCAGTCCTTCGAGCGCCACGTGAAGGACGCCGAGGGCTACGTGTGGGAGCAAGGCGCGTCGTATGTGGCCGAGTGCCTGGCGACAGGCAAAGAATCGCTCATCCGCCCCGAACACGCGTTACACGTGCTCG
- a CDS encoding DUF1549 domain-containing protein, translated as MRLLPVLALVLLAGCAPDKPADVLEAENRLPETIDFNYHVRPILSDRCFACHGPDANKREAGLRLDLEEQAKAELTESPGKYAIVNGKPGRSMLFHRIVSDDPETQMPPPESNLALTADEKAILIRWIEQGAVYKPHWAFILPEKPAPPAADDSARVRNEIDAFVLSRLEREGLTPAPEASRETLIRRVTFDLTGLPPTIEEIDAFLADDAPGAYERVADRLLASPAYGEQMASAWLDVARYADSHGYQDDGMRNVWPWRDWVIESFNINQPFDEFVTWQMAGDLLPNPTKTQLLATAFNRHHMQSQEGGIVPEEYRVEYVADRVQTVGTAFMGITMQCARCHDHKYDPVTQKEYFELFGFFNSVNEFGNIPYSGEAAPTVILPSPEAEEALVGI; from the coding sequence ATGCGTCTCCTCCCTGTCCTGGCCCTCGTACTCCTCGCCGGCTGCGCGCCCGATAAGCCGGCCGATGTCCTGGAGGCTGAAAATCGGCTCCCGGAGACGATCGACTTCAACTACCACGTCCGCCCCATCCTGTCGGACCGCTGCTTTGCGTGCCACGGACCGGACGCGAACAAACGCGAGGCCGGCCTCCGGCTCGATCTCGAGGAACAGGCGAAGGCCGAATTGACGGAGTCTCCAGGCAAGTACGCCATCGTCAATGGAAAGCCCGGCCGGAGCATGCTCTTCCACCGGATCGTATCCGACGATCCGGAGACGCAGATGCCGCCGCCCGAATCCAACCTCGCCCTCACGGCCGACGAAAAAGCCATCCTCATCCGCTGGATCGAACAGGGCGCCGTGTATAAGCCCCACTGGGCCTTCATCCTCCCCGAAAAACCCGCGCCGCCGGCCGCCGACGACTCCGCCCGGGTCCGCAACGAAATTGACGCCTTTGTCCTGAGCCGGCTCGAACGCGAAGGTCTCACCCCCGCTCCCGAAGCCTCCCGCGAGACGCTCATCCGGCGCGTCACGTTCGACCTGACGGGTCTGCCCCCCACCATCGAGGAAATCGATGCCTTCCTCGCGGACGATGCACCGGGCGCCTACGAACGGGTCGCCGACCGGCTCCTCGCCTCGCCGGCCTATGGCGAACAGATGGCCAGCGCCTGGCTCGATGTCGCCCGCTACGCCGACAGCCATGGCTACCAGGACGACGGCATGCGCAACGTCTGGCCCTGGCGCGATTGGGTCATCGAGTCGTTCAACATCAACCAGCCGTTCGACGAATTCGTCACCTGGCAGATGGCCGGCGACCTCCTCCCGAACCCCACCAAAACGCAGCTGCTCGCCACGGCCTTCAACCGCCACCACATGCAGAGCCAGGAAGGCGGCATCGTGCCGGAGGAATACCGCGTCGAATATGTGGCCGACCGTGTCCAGACCGTCGGGACGGCCTTTATGGGTATCACGATGCAGTGCGCCCGCTGCCACGACCATAAATACGACCCGGTCACGCAGAAGGAATACTTCGAACTCTTTGGTTTCTTCAATAGCGTCAACGAATTCGGTAACATCCCCTACTCCGGCGAAGCCGCCCCGACCGTCATCCTCCCCAGCCCGGAGGCCGAAGAAGCCCTCGTCGGCATCC